A portion of the Adhaeribacter radiodurans genome contains these proteins:
- a CDS encoding pirin family protein, which translates to MVKLINAEDRHFSSAGWLKSHFLFSFADYYDPTNMQFGPLRVFNDDYVAPKSGFPQHPHSEMEIITIVLDGEVTHEDSMGNKTIISTGDVQRMTAGTGITHSETNNSDKELHLLQLWFLTNKRALNPSYEQKHVDFHDSKNELIPLVTGQKVLEDVVFMNSNSTVYYSYLKKDKEIDFKTFEIRKTLIYVLEGELFANGMQATANDQLRIDDESAILIRASQDSSFILIDVPAVEANY; encoded by the coding sequence ATGGTAAAACTTATTAATGCCGAAGACCGCCATTTCTCGTCGGCTGGTTGGCTGAAATCGCATTTTTTATTTTCTTTTGCCGATTACTACGACCCGACCAATATGCAATTCGGACCTTTGCGGGTTTTTAACGACGACTACGTAGCACCAAAATCTGGTTTTCCGCAACACCCACACTCCGAAATGGAAATTATTACCATTGTATTAGACGGAGAAGTAACGCACGAAGATAGCATGGGTAATAAAACGATAATTAGTACCGGCGATGTGCAACGAATGACTGCTGGAACAGGAATTACGCATTCTGAAACCAATAACAGCGATAAAGAATTGCACTTGCTCCAGTTATGGTTCCTTACGAATAAACGAGCCTTAAATCCATCGTACGAGCAAAAACACGTTGATTTTCACGATAGCAAAAACGAATTAATTCCGCTAGTAACAGGGCAAAAAGTATTAGAAGATGTAGTGTTTATGAATTCAAACTCTACAGTTTACTATTCCTATTTAAAAAAAGATAAAGAGATAGATTTTAAAACTTTCGAGATTCGGAAAACTTTAATTTATGTTTTAGAAGGCGAATTGTTTGCCAATGGCATGCAAGCCACTGCCAACGATCAGTTGCGCATTGACGATGAAAGCGCCATCTTAATCCGGGCCAGCCAGGATAGCTCTTTTATTTTAATAGACGTTCCGGCAGTGGAGGCTAACTACTAG
- a CDS encoding chemotaxis protein CheW, translated as MNTESISEKKEVNREPSVHLIVFKLGSEEYGIRIEQVKEVTFTPEIARMPKIPVFIKGVANIRGDIIALLDLEERFHISSSALVNGEAKSYSKSYTLVLEAKDYTIGLLVREVPQSLSIPVSRIEKTPSFIQDLQINDNYIEGIGKLGERLIIVLDIHKILTFDEAEQLKA; from the coding sequence ATGAATACCGAGAGTATTAGCGAGAAAAAAGAAGTAAATCGGGAGCCCAGCGTGCATTTAATTGTGTTTAAGCTGGGCTCCGAAGAGTACGGAATCCGGATTGAACAAGTAAAAGAAGTTACTTTCACCCCCGAAATTGCCCGAATGCCCAAAATACCCGTTTTTATTAAAGGGGTAGCTAATATTCGGGGCGATATTATTGCTTTATTAGATTTAGAAGAAAGGTTTCACATTTCCTCGTCCGCACTCGTTAACGGTGAGGCAAAATCCTATTCAAAATCGTATACTCTGGTATTAGAAGCAAAAGATTATACTATAGGGTTATTGGTCCGCGAAGTACCTCAATCTTTATCTATTCCTGTATCCAGGATCGAAAAAACGCCTTCTTTTATTCAGGATTTACAAATTAATGACAACTATATTGAGGGGATTGGGAAATTAGGAGAACGTTTGATTATTGTTTTAGATATTCACAAAATACTTACTTTCGATGAAGCAGAGCAGCTAAAAGCTTAA
- the recQ gene encoding DNA helicase RecQ: MITAAQQVLKKFFGYDRFRPMQEDIIATVLAKRDAIVLMPTGGGKSMCYQVPALVMPGICVVVSPLIALMQDQVKALTANGVNAAFLNSTQSADVQYNIETACLGRAIKLLYVSPEKLLSNGFFSFLKRLQINLFAIDEAHCISAWGHDFRPEYTQLRSLKEQFPTVPVIALTATADRLTQKDIQQQLRLQDPAIFISSFDRPNINLTVLPGRNRFNRIIDFLDRHKGQPGIIYCLSRSTTESLSQKLTAQGYKAAHYHAGLSANARATTQSAFLKDNIQIMCATIAFGMGIDKSNVRWVIHYNLPKNIESYYQEIGRGGRDGAPANALLFYSYADVLNMRKMLTEGDKKQQELQLVKLERMQQFAEATSCRRKILLNYFGETLKKDCNNCDICRNPPASFDGTVHAQKALSAVARMLEKASLGLVIDVLRGSRSQQVLEKNFDRIKTYGAGRDLSYIDWQSYLHQMINQGLLEIAYDDAYTLKITPAGKEVLMQSKPFALVKFEPNAATEVQAPVKTKSKKEILKDELFERLRALRKKIADQNNVPPYVVFSDTTLSEMAQEKPTSRPAMLSISGVGMVKLENYGEAFINEIISFVTDQQEQGNKVKGATHLVTLEAYKQGFKPNEIALQRNLNIVTIYSHLATLYEQGYAIDIKEFISVSDYLKLEPTINQLGAETKLKEYFDHFGGSVDYNTIRMALAVYKRKQQPVK; encoded by the coding sequence ATGATTACAGCCGCGCAACAAGTATTAAAAAAGTTTTTTGGTTATGACCGTTTCCGGCCCATGCAGGAAGATATAATAGCTACGGTTTTAGCAAAACGCGATGCGATTGTTTTAATGCCAACGGGCGGTGGTAAGTCGATGTGCTACCAGGTACCCGCTTTGGTGATGCCGGGTATTTGCGTGGTAGTTTCGCCTTTAATTGCGCTTATGCAAGACCAGGTGAAAGCCCTTACAGCGAATGGGGTAAATGCTGCTTTTCTTAACAGTACCCAATCAGCGGATGTGCAGTATAACATTGAAACGGCTTGCCTTGGCCGAGCTATTAAATTGCTGTACGTATCGCCGGAAAAATTATTATCGAATGGCTTTTTCTCTTTTTTAAAACGCTTACAAATAAACCTTTTTGCTATTGACGAAGCGCACTGTATTTCGGCTTGGGGACATGATTTCCGGCCGGAGTATACCCAATTGCGTTCTTTAAAAGAACAGTTTCCTACGGTGCCGGTAATTGCCCTAACCGCCACCGCCGATCGTCTGACGCAAAAGGATATTCAACAACAATTGCGCTTGCAGGATCCGGCTATTTTTATTTCTTCCTTCGACCGGCCCAATATTAATCTAACAGTTTTACCGGGGCGCAACCGGTTTAACCGCATCATCGACTTTCTCGATCGGCACAAAGGACAACCAGGTATTATATATTGTTTAAGTCGCAGTACCACCGAATCGCTCAGTCAGAAATTAACGGCTCAAGGTTATAAAGCTGCCCATTATCACGCTGGTTTATCGGCAAATGCCCGGGCAACTACCCAAAGCGCCTTTCTAAAAGACAATATTCAGATTATGTGCGCTACCATTGCTTTTGGCATGGGCATCGACAAATCGAATGTACGCTGGGTAATTCATTACAACTTACCGAAGAATATCGAAAGTTACTACCAGGAAATTGGGAGAGGAGGCCGCGATGGTGCGCCCGCTAATGCCTTGTTATTTTACTCGTACGCCGATGTGTTGAATATGCGTAAAATGCTCACCGAAGGCGATAAGAAACAGCAGGAACTGCAATTAGTAAAATTAGAGCGCATGCAGCAATTCGCCGAAGCTACCAGTTGCCGCCGGAAAATTTTACTAAATTATTTTGGCGAAACGCTTAAAAAAGATTGTAATAACTGTGATATCTGCCGCAATCCGCCCGCTTCTTTCGATGGTACAGTACACGCGCAAAAAGCACTATCGGCCGTAGCCCGCATGTTAGAAAAAGCCTCTTTGGGTTTGGTGATTGATGTATTACGCGGTTCCCGCAGCCAACAGGTATTGGAAAAGAATTTCGACCGCATAAAAACCTACGGTGCCGGCCGCGATTTATCTTATATCGATTGGCAAAGCTACTTGCACCAAATGATTAACCAGGGCCTCTTGGAAATAGCCTACGACGATGCTTATACTTTAAAAATTACCCCGGCCGGGAAAGAAGTATTAATGCAGAGCAAACCATTTGCCCTAGTTAAATTCGAGCCTAATGCGGCAACCGAAGTACAAGCGCCCGTTAAAACCAAGAGCAAGAAAGAAATTTTAAAAGACGAATTGTTTGAGCGGTTGCGTGCGCTGCGTAAGAAAATAGCCGACCAGAATAATGTGCCGCCTTACGTGGTATTCAGCGATACTACTTTAAGTGAAATGGCCCAGGAAAAACCAACCAGCCGACCAGCCATGCTATCCATTTCTGGAGTGGGTATGGTAAAACTTGAAAACTACGGCGAAGCTTTTATAAACGAAATAATTTCTTTTGTAACCGACCAGCAGGAGCAAGGCAATAAAGTAAAAGGCGCAACTCATTTAGTAACTCTGGAGGCCTACAAGCAAGGTTTTAAACCTAATGAAATTGCTTTGCAGCGAAACTTAAACATTGTTACTATTTATTCGCATTTAGCCACTTTGTACGAGCAAGGCTACGCCATCGACATTAAAGAATTTATCTCTGTTTCCGATTACCTGAAATTAGAACCTACTATTAATCAATTAGGGGCGGAAACTAAATTAAAGGAATATTTCGATCATTTTGGGGGCTCTGTAGATTACAATACCATTCGCATGGCTTTGGCAGTTTACAAACGAAAACAGCAGCCAGTTAAATAA
- a CDS encoding response regulator, giving the protein MMKKRILIVDDSFYMRTMLKNMLTDAGYEVVGEAPNGQTALQLARETNPDLITLDVILPDNTGLDVLKGIKKEQPDMKVIIVSAVGQEVIVNEAVENGAYSYIVKPFSEEKVLETVGNALKE; this is encoded by the coding sequence ATGATGAAAAAAAGAATATTAATTGTTGACGACTCTTTTTACATGCGTACCATGCTTAAAAACATGCTTACGGATGCAGGCTATGAAGTAGTAGGGGAAGCGCCTAATGGACAAACAGCATTGCAGCTGGCCCGGGAAACTAACCCCGATTTAATTACTTTAGATGTAATCTTACCTGATAACACCGGCTTAGATGTATTAAAAGGAATTAAGAAAGAGCAACCCGACATGAAAGTAATTATTGTAAGTGCCGTTGGTCAGGAAGTTATAGTAAACGAAGCCGTTGAAAATGGCGCTTATTCCTACATAGTAAAACCTTTTTCAGAAGAGAAAGTTCTGGAAACCGTAGGAAATGCTTTAAAAGAATAA
- a CDS encoding chemotaxis protein CheA: MKSREQEYKEIFIAEALEYFDALNRHISNLEKTPDDDQILAEIFRLLHNLKANAKAIGYLPISDLAHKLETAFELVRKHELTFSNEVATVLFDGIDLLGELLSNVDDPNYKILDESLFHNLDILAENGATKDLSEATKVQKLNARNLTLSDLIYIQIKKLDHLLNLVGELIIDRDRIISLSKDLNSEDLKAVSSHLYRITEEIQFSVMDARLVNVGTLFNKFPRIVRDIAQAEQKEIQLEIIGQDIQIDRNILQIITDSLLHLVRNAISHGVEKTADRLKKNKPRQGTLTLSAQSDRDNVLIKLSDDGRGIDIPAVKKAIVARKSLTADLVDDLHENEVLSYLFEPGFSMAKEVTEFSGRGVGLDVVKNAIDSIGGRIQVTSEKDKGTTFTLHLPTSIAVKGALLFEVEEGYYAILLMHTDSVVSIDKDELHEVGNMLVANIKNETIPVIYLREFLNSNDAHMNLGSKDRLNGTVQNIIIIVYNNRRLGLIVDKLYRQQDIVIKPLNKPLDNIEIYGGVTLLGTGKVCLVLDVPAITRYFISKK; the protein is encoded by the coding sequence ATGAAATCGAGAGAACAAGAATATAAAGAAATATTTATTGCCGAAGCTCTGGAATACTTTGATGCCCTAAACCGGCACATTAGTAACCTGGAAAAAACTCCGGACGATGACCAGATTTTGGCAGAAATATTTCGGTTGCTGCATAACTTAAAAGCTAATGCTAAAGCCATAGGTTACCTCCCAATTTCTGATTTAGCGCATAAACTCGAAACCGCTTTTGAACTGGTTCGCAAACACGAATTAACTTTTAGTAACGAAGTAGCTACTGTTTTATTCGACGGGATTGATTTATTGGGGGAATTACTTTCCAACGTAGACGATCCTAACTATAAAATTCTGGACGAAAGTTTATTTCACAATCTGGATATTCTGGCCGAAAACGGGGCAACTAAAGATTTATCCGAAGCAACGAAGGTTCAGAAATTAAATGCCCGGAATTTAACGCTCTCCGATCTGATTTATATCCAGATCAAAAAGCTCGATCATTTACTAAATTTAGTGGGTGAATTAATAATTGACCGGGACCGGATTATTTCTTTAAGCAAAGACTTAAACAGCGAAGATTTAAAAGCGGTAAGTTCTCATTTATACCGGATTACTGAAGAAATTCAGTTCAGCGTAATGGACGCCCGACTGGTAAACGTAGGAACCTTATTTAATAAATTTCCGCGCATTGTCCGGGACATTGCCCAAGCCGAGCAAAAAGAAATTCAGTTGGAAATCATTGGCCAGGATATTCAGATTGACCGGAACATTTTACAAATAATAACGGATTCGTTACTACATCTGGTTCGGAATGCCATTTCGCATGGTGTAGAAAAAACCGCTGACCGTTTAAAAAAGAACAAGCCTCGCCAAGGTACTCTTACTTTATCTGCTCAAAGCGACCGGGATAATGTTCTTATTAAATTAAGTGATGACGGCAGAGGAATTGATATACCCGCTGTTAAAAAAGCCATTGTAGCCCGTAAATCTTTAACCGCCGATCTCGTGGACGATTTACACGAAAACGAGGTTTTATCGTATTTATTTGAGCCCGGCTTTTCTATGGCGAAAGAGGTAACCGAATTTTCGGGCCGGGGAGTTGGTTTGGACGTAGTAAAAAATGCGATTGATTCTATTGGCGGACGCATTCAGGTTACTTCCGAAAAAGATAAAGGCACTACTTTTACGCTGCATTTACCTACTTCTATTGCGGTAAAAGGAGCCTTACTTTTTGAAGTGGAAGAAGGCTATTATGCTATTTTGCTCATGCACACTGATTCGGTAGTTTCTATTGATAAAGATGAATTGCACGAAGTTGGTAATATGCTGGTGGCGAACATTAAAAATGAAACGATCCCGGTTATTTATTTAAGAGAATTTTTAAACAGCAATGATGCTCACATGAATTTGGGCAGCAAGGACCGATTAAATGGTACCGTGCAAAATATAATTATTATTGTTTACAATAATCGTCGGCTAGGTTTGATAGTGGATAAACTATATAGGCAACAGGACATTGTTATTAAACCATTAAATAAGCCGCTGGATAACATTGAAATTTACGGGGGAGTAACCTTATTGGGTACCGGTAAAGTATGTCTGGTATTAGATGTGCCGGCGATCACCCGTTATTTTATTTCTAAAAAGTAG
- a CDS encoding four-helix bundle copper-binding protein produces the protein MKSEVTNNLEHILIKCITACETCMTLCLQEEDVKMMVNCIQLDRDCADICTLTARFVARNSPHAPHVMRECIEICKACAAECSKHDADHCQKCAEECQECAEACQDWLQTKAA, from the coding sequence ATGAAATCGGAAGTAACCAATAATTTAGAGCACATTTTAATAAAGTGCATTACTGCCTGCGAAACGTGCATGACGCTTTGCTTGCAGGAAGAAGATGTAAAAATGATGGTAAACTGCATCCAATTGGATCGCGATTGTGCGGATATCTGTACTTTAACCGCCCGGTTTGTAGCGCGTAATTCGCCGCATGCGCCGCACGTTATGCGCGAGTGCATTGAGATTTGTAAAGCTTGCGCCGCCGAATGTTCGAAACACGATGCGGATCATTGCCAGAAGTGCGCTGAAGAATGCCAGGAATGCGCCGAAGCTTGCCAGGACTGGCTGCAAACCAAAGCTGCTTAA
- a CDS encoding phage holin family protein — protein MGFIIKLILTGVAAAIAAYILPGVTIDGIGTAILLALVLGILNAIVKPILIVLSLPITIITLGLFLLVINALIILLADYILSGFSVDGFIWALIFSFVLSILTSIVDMITK, from the coding sequence ATGGGATTTATTATTAAGTTAATTTTAACCGGTGTGGCGGCAGCAATAGCCGCCTACATATTACCCGGCGTAACCATCGATGGCATAGGAACCGCTATTTTGCTGGCCTTGGTATTAGGTATTTTAAATGCCATTGTAAAACCCATTTTAATTGTTTTATCATTACCCATTACCATTATTACCTTGGGCTTGTTTTTACTGGTAATTAACGCGCTTATTATTCTACTGGCCGATTACATTCTATCAGGGTTCAGCGTGGATGGGTTTATCTGGGCTTTAATATTTAGCTTTGTATTATCTATTCTTACTTCTATCGTGGACATGATTACAAAGTAA
- a CDS encoding chemotaxis protein CheC → MELQVTDLEKDIIKEILNIGLARAADSFAVIAKDKVLMKVPDLELIEANALSKFISGYEGTHEIIQSDIKGDFNGTTLMLFSGNHVEMLSLVCLNLKRPYQKPLTAMQESLLLEISNIITGAFVTQLANILKADIYGSPPIYPQNGITHSLNHILDVNPLFQPIIFTVLTHFTDHEGMVELPLFLFFDTITFNKILEIIRSYKFYEER, encoded by the coding sequence ATGGAATTACAAGTAACAGATTTAGAAAAAGATATTATCAAAGAAATTCTAAATATTGGCTTGGCCCGGGCTGCCGATTCTTTTGCGGTGATTGCTAAAGACAAGGTACTAATGAAAGTACCTGACTTAGAATTAATTGAAGCTAATGCATTATCTAAATTTATTTCAGGTTACGAAGGAACCCATGAAATTATTCAGTCGGATATAAAAGGGGATTTTAACGGCACTACTTTAATGCTTTTTTCGGGCAACCACGTAGAAATGCTTTCGCTGGTATGCCTTAATTTAAAACGACCTTACCAGAAGCCACTTACCGCCATGCAGGAATCTCTGCTCCTGGAGATTAGTAATATTATAACGGGTGCTTTTGTTACGCAATTGGCTAATATTTTAAAAGCAGATATTTATGGTTCGCCGCCCATTTATCCTCAAAATGGCATTACGCATTCACTAAATCATATCTTAGACGTAAACCCTCTTTTTCAGCCAATTATTTTTACGGTGCTAACGCATTTCACCGATCACGAGGGCATGGTGGAACTCCCGCTTTTCCTTTTCTTCGATACTATAACTTTTAATAAGATTCTCGAAATAATTCGTTCCTACAAATTTTACGAAGAGCGTTAA
- a CDS encoding XRE family transcriptional regulator codes for MINTNLKFLRKQTGLTQSQLAEKLNIKRSLIGAYEEGRAEPKLSTLVNISKLFNISLDILITKDLPSSSTESSSMAVQRSSKGNLRVLAITVDREDKENIELVPQRASAGYLNGYADPEFIEELPRFRLPMLSTQGTHRAFEIAGDSMLPIASGAVIIGRFIEDWSTIKDGTPCIIVSQKEGVVFKRIFNKLKNEAVLYLHSDNPSYSPYQIQVEDILEIWEARAYISTTFPIADLSLNKLTSIVLDLQQEVLKLKKA; via the coding sequence ATGATAAATACTAATTTAAAATTTCTGAGAAAGCAAACGGGTCTAACCCAGTCACAGTTAGCCGAAAAGCTCAACATTAAGCGTTCCTTGATTGGAGCTTACGAAGAAGGCCGCGCCGAACCAAAACTAAGCACCTTAGTAAATATATCCAAGCTGTTTAATATTTCTTTAGATATTTTAATTACTAAAGATTTGCCATCGAGCAGTACGGAATCTAGCAGTATGGCGGTTCAGCGATCCAGTAAAGGAAACTTGCGAGTATTAGCTATTACCGTTGACCGGGAAGATAAAGAAAATATTGAATTAGTGCCTCAGCGCGCCAGTGCCGGTTACCTGAACGGATACGCTGATCCGGAATTTATCGAAGAATTACCACGCTTCCGGCTACCTATGTTAAGTACCCAAGGTACGCACCGGGCATTTGAGATTGCCGGTGATTCTATGTTACCCATTGCTTCGGGTGCGGTAATCATTGGACGCTTTATTGAAGATTGGAGTACGATAAAAGATGGCACGCCCTGCATTATTGTAAGTCAGAAAGAAGGCGTTGTTTTTAAGCGGATATTTAATAAATTAAAGAACGAAGCTGTACTGTATCTTCATTCAGATAATCCATCTTATTCACCTTATCAAATTCAAGTAGAAGATATTTTAGAGATTTGGGAAGCCCGCGCTTACATTAGCACCACTTTCCCGATTGCGGATTTATCATTAAATAAGCTTACCTCAATTGTGTTAGACCTGCAACAAGAAGTACTTAAATTAAAGAAAGCTTAA
- a CDS encoding agmatinase family protein — MKHSTADRETSRQSKILNFDPSGVGDSNAGIYGLPFTPDEATVVLIPVPWEVTVSYSAGTALGPEAIKSASSQMDLYDLNIPDAWQIGLALESVATEWHETSTRLREQTAAYIQYLEGAESDLTEQDVTILLDQVNKQGEELLNWLKQKAKLYLDNGQLVGVVGGDHSSPLGLMHALADKHEEFGILQVDAHADLREAYEGFTYSHASIMYNALKLPQVKKLVQVGIRDSAESENALVHHSNGRVSTFFDSFLKNEMYEGKTWKKQCKKIIAQLPPKVYISFDIDGLDPKLCPATGTPVPGGLEFEQAVYLIKALVKSGREIIGFDLCEVAPGDSDWNGNVGARLLYQLSNWMAVSNKVVEAAGE, encoded by the coding sequence ATGAAGCATTCAACAGCCGATAGAGAAACAAGCAGACAAAGTAAAATATTAAATTTTGACCCGAGTGGCGTGGGTGACAGCAACGCCGGAATTTATGGGTTACCTTTTACCCCCGATGAAGCCACTGTGGTTTTAATTCCGGTTCCTTGGGAAGTTACGGTGTCGTACAGTGCTGGCACTGCTCTGGGGCCGGAAGCAATTAAGTCTGCCTCTTCGCAAATGGATTTATACGACTTAAATATTCCGGATGCCTGGCAAATTGGTTTAGCGCTGGAATCAGTTGCTACCGAATGGCACGAAACCAGTACGCGTCTGCGCGAGCAAACGGCAGCTTACATTCAATACTTAGAAGGCGCTGAATCTGATTTAACTGAACAAGATGTTACAATTTTGCTGGATCAGGTAAATAAGCAAGGCGAAGAATTACTAAATTGGTTAAAGCAAAAAGCAAAGCTTTATTTAGATAATGGGCAATTAGTAGGCGTTGTAGGTGGCGACCATAGTTCTCCCTTGGGTTTAATGCACGCCTTGGCCGATAAGCACGAAGAATTTGGCATTTTACAAGTAGATGCCCACGCCGACTTGCGCGAAGCTTACGAAGGATTTACGTATTCGCACGCTTCTATTATGTACAATGCTCTAAAATTACCCCAAGTAAAAAAACTAGTACAAGTAGGTATTCGCGACAGTGCCGAATCAGAAAATGCGTTAGTACATCATTCCAATGGCCGCGTTTCTACGTTTTTTGATTCTTTTTTAAAAAATGAAATGTACGAAGGCAAAACCTGGAAAAAACAATGCAAAAAAATTATTGCCCAGCTACCGCCGAAAGTATACATCAGCTTTGATATTGACGGCCTCGATCCGAAACTTTGTCCGGCTACGGGTACGCCAGTGCCGGGCGGATTAGAATTTGAACAAGCCGTTTATTTAATTAAAGCTTTAGTAAAATCTGGTCGCGAAATTATTGGTTTCGATTTATGTGAAGTAGCTCCAGGGGATTCGGATTGGAATGGCAATGTGGGTGCCCGGTTGTTGTACCAGCTGAGCAACTGGATGGCGGTCTCTAACAAAGTAGTTGAAGCAGCCGGCGAGTAA
- a CDS encoding M2 family metallopeptidase → MRKFLLSGCALALLWSCETKKDYKQQADTFLQAYSVKYQKLYTASSEAEWASNTRIVASDSANAVATRRANEAFAAFTGSKENIEQLQDLLQHKEELETIQVKQLETALRAAANNPQTVADVVKSRIKAETEQSEKLYGFDYKLNGKSVTTNQIDEILRTETDPAKRLAAWQASKEVGTVLKPGLVNLRNLRNKTVQALGYDDYFSYQAQDYGMKREAMMALMRQINQELKPLYRELHTYARYELAKKYGVKEVPDMLPAHWLPNRWGQDWSAMVEVKGSNLDAALKPKGAEWQVKQAERFYQSLGFPALPASFYTKSSLYPVPAGANYKKNNHASAWHMDLENDVRSLMSVEPNSEWYETTHHELGHIYYYLTYTNPNVPILLRSGANRAYHEAMGSLMGLAAMQQPFLANLQLVDAQAKADQVQNLLKEALNYVVFVPFASGVMSEFEHDLYAKNLAPADFNKRWWELAQQYQGIVPPNERSDKYADATTKTHINDDPAQYYDYALSFVILFQLHDHIATKILKQDPHATNYYGNKEVGKFLTSIMYPGASADWRQVLKEKTGEDLSARAMIAYFQPLMDYLKTQNKGRKYTL, encoded by the coding sequence ATGAGAAAATTTCTGCTTTCCGGATGTGCGCTGGCGCTGTTATGGTCCTGTGAAACGAAGAAAGACTATAAGCAGCAAGCGGATACGTTTTTACAAGCGTATTCGGTGAAGTATCAAAAATTGTACACCGCCTCCAGCGAAGCAGAATGGGCCTCGAACACCCGAATTGTGGCCAGTGATTCTGCCAATGCGGTGGCTACTCGTAGAGCCAACGAGGCATTTGCGGCTTTTACCGGGAGTAAAGAAAACATCGAGCAATTACAAGACTTGCTGCAGCATAAAGAAGAGTTGGAGACAATACAAGTAAAGCAATTGGAAACTGCATTACGGGCCGCCGCCAACAATCCGCAAACTGTAGCCGATGTGGTAAAAAGCCGCATTAAAGCCGAGACCGAACAATCCGAAAAACTATATGGCTTTGATTACAAACTAAACGGAAAATCGGTTACAACAAACCAGATTGACGAAATTTTAAGAACGGAAACAGATCCGGCTAAACGTTTAGCTGCCTGGCAGGCGAGTAAAGAAGTAGGCACCGTTCTTAAACCGGGTTTAGTAAATCTGCGGAATCTGCGTAACAAAACCGTGCAAGCGCTCGGCTACGATGATTATTTCAGTTACCAGGCCCAGGATTATGGCATGAAGCGCGAAGCCATGATGGCTTTAATGCGCCAAATTAACCAGGAGTTAAAACCTTTGTACCGGGAACTGCACACCTACGCCCGTTACGAATTAGCCAAGAAATACGGAGTAAAAGAAGTACCTGACATGCTTCCGGCGCATTGGTTACCTAACCGCTGGGGCCAGGATTGGAGTGCAATGGTAGAAGTAAAAGGCAGTAACCTCGATGCCGCTTTAAAACCCAAAGGCGCTGAATGGCAGGTAAAACAAGCCGAACGTTTTTACCAGAGCTTGGGCTTTCCGGCCTTGCCCGCCAGTTTTTACACTAAATCCAGTTTGTACCCGGTTCCTGCCGGCGCGAACTACAAAAAGAACAACCACGCCTCAGCCTGGCACATGGATTTAGAAAACGATGTCCGTAGTTTAATGAGCGTAGAACCAAACTCGGAATGGTACGAAACTACCCACCACGAATTAGGGCATATCTACTATTATCTCACGTACACCAACCCCAACGTACCCATCCTTTTACGCAGCGGTGCTAACCGGGCGTACCACGAAGCTATGGGTAGTTTAATGGGCTTAGCCGCTATGCAACAACCTTTTCTGGCTAATTTGCAATTAGTAGATGCGCAAGCCAAAGCCGACCAGGTACAAAATTTACTAAAAGAAGCTTTAAACTACGTGGTGTTTGTTCCGTTTGCTTCTGGGGTTATGAGTGAGTTTGAGCACGATTTATACGCCAAAAACTTAGCACCCGCAGACTTTAACAAACGCTGGTGGGAACTGGCGCAACAATACCAGGGCATTGTACCACCCAACGAACGTAGTGATAAATACGCTGATGCCACTACTAAAACGCACATCAACGACGACCCGGCGCAGTATTATGATTATGCCTTGTCGTTTGTAATTTTGTTTCAGTTGCATGACCATATTGCTACCAAAATTTTAAAACAAGATCCGCACGCCACGAACTACTATGGCAATAAAGAAGTAGGTAAGTTTTTAACCAGCATCATGTACCCCGGTGCCAGCGCCGATTGGCGGCAAGTACTAAAAGAAAAAACCGGGGAAGATTTGAGTGCCCGCGCCATGATCGCCTACTTTCAGCCGTTAATGGACTACCTGAAAACTCAAAACAAAGGCAGGAAGTACACACTATAG